The following proteins come from a genomic window of Halorussus halophilus:
- a CDS encoding CHAT domain-containing protein: MQPQFNTLDDDIGLEVVDPIEGQRFVFHTSEDVTPTASGTEEFFYPVSSACEITTTELRLGHPVATMVHDAVTGEFRRELGNPDRASFRGGEYLVGLSAVVKLYVRIGAEFDIETRPAYTSLRFGEPTRVQIGARSYHSSPNATVTVPDDPEGLMRAVSTFGSALKATSCERSWPTLRGHPPRLERGETLDVPAEISPPQTGVTIFVPDTYSDVYAVAPLAYYLGAEVRSGTPPRLTTETGFVYRLDTDRGVVEEAIRVLKQLFTFDCLVRTEGYNQSTLYERTLVESRLDRPFDFEALYEASLAEQVERYLSVPYATIEDAIPTWNRSVHLRPNEEGVELLPHVVNDLSVVRPTTTADSTEHVASREYRKKAMREFKRNTPGEERSSTHSTREYVPLPDVDAVEQAWVGEEVPERGTKLLERPFERELTKTEDSSFHVVVVCNDTEMLFEGERALERYGRNDVASFDVDYYTDVSTDELGRFLAIDADLFHYIGHIDDDGFECSDGTFDAASVRSTGATVALLNACRSYDQGMELIESGANAVIVSLGDVENQAAAEVGEKFAGLLNNGFGVGVALEVVIEHSSIGRQYITLGNPNASATQTKNTVPAVVEIRGDDPVEMRHCIYPRQGSQCQMGEIAVSSVIDDELYYLSPAEIVGTNVERAAIKERTSDTNLVIEDGEFTWY, from the coding sequence ATGCAACCGCAATTCAACACCCTCGACGACGACATCGGTCTCGAAGTCGTAGACCCCATCGAGGGACAGCGGTTCGTCTTCCACACATCCGAGGACGTGACACCGACCGCGTCCGGAACCGAGGAGTTCTTCTACCCTGTTTCGTCGGCCTGTGAGATCACGACCACCGAACTGCGCCTCGGTCATCCCGTCGCGACTATGGTTCACGACGCTGTCACCGGCGAGTTCCGCAGAGAGTTGGGGAATCCCGACAGAGCGTCGTTTCGAGGGGGCGAGTATCTGGTTGGATTGTCGGCAGTCGTCAAACTCTACGTCCGAATCGGTGCGGAGTTCGACATCGAAACACGCCCGGCGTACACGAGTCTTCGATTCGGCGAGCCGACACGCGTACAGATTGGAGCGCGGTCGTACCACTCCTCACCCAACGCGACGGTGACGGTACCCGACGACCCCGAGGGCCTCATGCGCGCCGTCTCGACGTTCGGGTCGGCACTCAAGGCGACGAGTTGTGAGCGGTCGTGGCCGACGCTCCGCGGGCACCCACCCCGTCTCGAACGCGGCGAGACGCTCGACGTGCCAGCCGAAATCTCCCCGCCCCAGACGGGTGTGACGATATTCGTTCCAGACACGTACAGCGACGTCTACGCCGTCGCTCCGCTCGCGTACTACCTCGGTGCGGAGGTTCGGAGCGGCACACCGCCTCGACTGACCACAGAGACCGGGTTCGTGTACCGACTCGACACGGACCGGGGCGTCGTCGAGGAAGCGATTCGAGTGTTGAAGCAACTGTTCACGTTCGACTGCCTCGTTCGGACGGAAGGCTACAACCAGAGCACGCTCTACGAACGGACTCTCGTCGAATCGCGACTCGACCGACCGTTCGACTTCGAAGCGCTGTACGAGGCCTCGCTCGCCGAACAAGTCGAGCGGTATCTCTCGGTCCCCTACGCGACTATCGAAGACGCGATACCGACCTGGAATCGCTCCGTCCACCTCCGTCCCAACGAGGAAGGCGTCGAACTGCTCCCACACGTCGTCAACGACCTGTCTGTCGTGCGGCCGACGACGACGGCAGATTCGACGGAACACGTCGCGAGCAGGGAGTACAGGAAGAAGGCGATGCGCGAGTTCAAACGAAACACTCCGGGAGAGGAACGGAGCAGCACTCACTCCACCCGCGAGTACGTCCCACTACCGGACGTTGACGCCGTCGAACAGGCGTGGGTCGGCGAGGAAGTTCCCGAACGGGGTACGAAACTCCTCGAACGACCATTCGAACGCGAACTGACGAAGACGGAAGACAGCAGCTTCCACGTAGTCGTCGTCTGCAACGACACTGAGATGCTCTTCGAGGGCGAGCGAGCGCTCGAACGATACGGTCGGAACGACGTCGCTTCCTTCGACGTGGATTACTACACCGACGTTTCCACCGACGAATTGGGACGATTCCTGGCGATCGACGCCGACCTCTTCCACTACATCGGCCACATCGACGACGACGGGTTCGAGTGTTCGGACGGCACGTTCGACGCGGCCAGTGTCCGCTCGACTGGCGCGACCGTCGCGCTCCTCAACGCCTGTCGGTCGTACGATCAGGGAATGGAACTAATCGAATCCGGGGCGAACGCAGTCATCGTGAGCTTGGGCGACGTGGAGAATCAGGCGGCCGCGGAAGTCGGCGAGAAGTTCGCGGGCTTGCTGAACAACGGGTTCGGCGTGGGCGTCGCGCTCGAAGTCGTCATCGAACACAGCTCCATCGGCCGCCAGTACATCACGCTCGGCAATCCGAACGCGAGTGCCACACAGACCAAAAACACGGTTCCCGCCGTCGTCGAGATTCGCGGCGACGACCCAGTCGAGATGCGCCACTGCATCTATCCTCGGCAGGGAAGCCAGTGCCAGATGGGTGAAATCGCCGTCTCGTCGGTGATAGACGACGAACTGTACTACCTCTCGCCAGCAGAAATAGTGGGGACGAACGTCGAGCGTGCAGCGATCAAAGAGCGGACGAGCGATACGAATTTGGTTATCGAGGACGGCGAATTCACGTGGTACTGA
- a CDS encoding 30S ribosomal protein S8e — MKDQGRSTRSRTGGRLRPQHKKKKHELGRQPTETTVGEPTFRVLDTRGNTQKTRALSTDVANVATGGETVEATIQDVSENDANPNYVRRNIVTKGAVIVTTEGKARVTSRPGQTGNVNAVLLDE, encoded by the coding sequence ATGAAAGACCAAGGACGCTCCACGCGCAGCCGAACGGGTGGCCGACTCCGCCCGCAGCACAAGAAGAAGAAGCACGAACTGGGCCGTCAGCCGACCGAGACGACCGTCGGCGAGCCGACGTTCCGCGTCCTCGACACGCGCGGCAACACCCAGAAGACCCGCGCGCTCTCCACGGACGTCGCTAACGTCGCGACCGGCGGCGAAACCGTCGAAGCCACGATTCAGGACGTGAGCGAGAACGACGCGAACCCGAACTACGTTCGTCGTAACATCGTCACGAAGGGCGCAGTCATCGTCACGACGGAAGGCAAGGCCCGCGTCACGTCCCGCCCCGGCCAGACGGGCAACGTGAACGCAGTCCTGCTCGACGAATAA
- a CDS encoding CHAT domain-containing protein encodes MQPQFDSLDDDTGLEVVDPIEGKRFVFYTPEEVTPTEASTDEFYYPVSSACRITASELRLPRSVVTTVRDGYDGSYLEKVDVPSTGEFTKGYYLIDIDASIKIYLRTDAGFEITNRGKRSVIDFDSLAELSVGARSHHCSPSETITVPDDPMALMDAVSVFGSVLKTTSCERSWPTLRGHPPRLERGDRLSIPDSISMPDTGVTIHVPPCYEYVYPVAPLAHYVGAKVRSGDPPRLTTENGFIHRFDTERGVVEEIIRVLKQVFFFDCVVRTEGYDQSELHQRTMVEDRAEVEFNFSALYDASLPDQIERYLSVPFEAVEDIVPTWDRSVHLRPDADGLDLLPYVVNDLSLVRPEVPRESTKWSPNQRRRQQAISTFKRNESSNNERSGAEGDRRDDEQTRRSHRILGSEQYVPLPEVDAVEQAWVGGETPERGSKLIAEAFERQQTGSEDSTFRVIVVCNDTEMVKEKEKALERYGRYDVISADVNFHTNVSTAKFRQLLAKETDLFHYIGHINREGFECSDGVFDAEALNSTGASAVLLNACQSYEQGVTLVECGANAVVVSLGDVENGGAVAVGEKFAGLLNYGYTVGAALEVVIEHTFIGRQYIVVGDPGTSVAQIRSSVPALFHLTTNDNGTLDVSHQMYTNRQTQVQMGSVAVSYLVDQGTHYLPPTTIEGTDIKRSAVESELLDTAPVIEDGEFTWH; translated from the coding sequence ATGCAACCGCAGTTCGACTCCCTCGACGACGACACAGGATTGGAGGTCGTGGACCCCATCGAGGGCAAGCGGTTCGTCTTCTACACGCCCGAGGAGGTGACGCCGACCGAAGCGAGTACTGACGAATTCTATTATCCTGTCTCTAGTGCGTGTCGGATCACGGCGTCAGAACTTCGCCTTCCTCGCTCTGTCGTGACGACCGTCAGGGACGGCTACGATGGCAGTTATCTCGAAAAAGTAGATGTCCCCTCTACAGGAGAATTCACGAAGGGATATTATTTGATAGATATTGACGCAAGTATCAAGATATATCTCCGAACCGATGCGGGTTTCGAAATCACGAACCGAGGCAAACGCTCGGTCATCGACTTCGATAGTCTGGCCGAACTCTCCGTCGGCGCTCGGTCTCACCACTGCTCTCCCAGCGAGACGATAACGGTTCCCGACGACCCTATGGCACTCATGGACGCGGTTTCTGTGTTTGGGTCTGTCCTGAAGACGACGAGTTGTGAACGCTCGTGGCCGACACTTCGCGGTCATCCACCCCGTCTTGAACGTGGTGACAGGCTGTCGATACCAGACAGTATCTCGATGCCGGATACGGGCGTGACGATACACGTCCCACCCTGTTACGAGTACGTCTACCCCGTCGCACCGCTTGCCCACTACGTTGGTGCCAAAGTGCGGTCGGGAGACCCGCCACGACTCACCACCGAGAACGGCTTCATCCATCGATTCGACACTGAGCGTGGCGTCGTCGAGGAGATAATTCGAGTGCTGAAACAGGTCTTCTTCTTCGATTGCGTCGTCCGAACTGAAGGATACGACCAGAGCGAACTTCACCAGCGAACGATGGTAGAAGACCGAGCGGAAGTCGAGTTCAATTTCTCGGCACTGTACGACGCGTCACTCCCAGATCAGATAGAGCGATATCTGTCCGTCCCGTTCGAAGCCGTCGAAGATATTGTCCCAACATGGGACCGCTCCGTCCACCTCCGACCAGACGCTGACGGTCTCGACTTGCTTCCGTACGTCGTCAACGACCTATCGCTCGTCCGACCAGAGGTCCCCCGAGAATCGACGAAGTGGTCACCAAACCAAAGACGAAGACAGCAGGCTATCAGCACGTTCAAACGAAACGAAAGCTCGAACAACGAACGTTCTGGTGCGGAGGGAGACAGACGAGACGACGAACAGACCAGACGTTCGCATCGAATTCTCGGCTCTGAGCAGTACGTCCCGCTTCCGGAAGTAGACGCCGTAGAACAGGCGTGGGTTGGGGGAGAGACGCCGGAACGTGGTTCGAAACTGATCGCGGAAGCGTTCGAACGCCAGCAGACAGGCTCCGAGGACAGCACCTTTCGCGTGATTGTCGTCTGTAACGACACGGAAATGGTTAAGGAGAAAGAGAAAGCGCTTGAACGGTACGGCCGTTACGACGTGATTTCTGCTGACGTGAATTTCCACACGAACGTCTCGACAGCGAAATTTCGACAGTTACTGGCTAAGGAGACAGACCTCTTTCACTACATCGGGCACATCAACAGAGAAGGGTTCGAATGCTCAGACGGAGTCTTCGACGCCGAAGCGCTTAACTCGACTGGGGCGTCAGCGGTTCTCCTCAACGCCTGTCAGTCGTACGAACAGGGAGTTACGTTAGTCGAATGTGGGGCAAACGCGGTCGTCGTCAGTTTAGGTGATGTCGAGAACGGCGGCGCCGTCGCTGTCGGTGAAAAGTTTGCCGGTCTGTTGAATTATGGGTACACCGTCGGTGCTGCGTTAGAAGTGGTGATTGAACACACATTTATCGGTAGACAGTACATCGTCGTCGGCGACCCCGGAACAAGCGTCGCTCAAATCCGTAGTTCGGTGCCGGCACTGTTCCATCTCACGACGAACGATAACGGTACTCTCGATGTCTCTCACCAGATGTACACGAACCGACAAACTCAGGTGCAGATGGGGTCGGTGGCCGTCTCGTATCTCGTGGACCAGGGGACCCACTATCTCCCACCCACGACAATCGAAGGAACGGACATCAAACGGTCTGCAGTCGAATCAGAGCTTCTCGACACCGCCCCCGTCATCGAAGACGGCGAATTCACGTGGCACTGA
- the larC gene encoding nickel pincer cofactor biosynthesis protein LarC, with the protein MQTLAFDGRMGASGDMLLAALLAAGADPDALAPVEDALPVRYEVGETTKCGISATTVSVLLDDDDREREDIEHAHPHDEDGHGHSHDHSHADHSHDEGGHGHSHDDHHTHDHSHAEGSGPNRTYAEVVEIVESMGLPASVESDARAIFEILGEAEASVHGTDLQSTHFHEVGADDAIADIVGASLLVADLDPDRVVTTPLSTGGGDVEMSHGVYPVPTPAVVEIAERADWQLQGGPVEAELLTPTGAAILAHFADGVESLPSLRVESSGYGAGGYDFSVHPNVLRAMVGESEGSLTPDDVAVLETNLDDASPEILGGLQESLTEVGARDVSIVPLTMKKSRPGHLVKVICKPEDAGRVARRLAKETGTLGVRQGGASHRWIADREFETAEVEIAGEHYEVEVKIASDDEGEVYDVSAEYDDCAEVAKETGVAVREVLRRAEREIRQR; encoded by the coding sequence ATGCAGACGCTCGCATTCGACGGCCGAATGGGCGCGAGCGGCGACATGCTCCTCGCCGCACTTCTGGCCGCGGGGGCCGACCCCGACGCCCTCGCTCCCGTCGAGGACGCCCTACCGGTTCGCTACGAAGTCGGCGAGACGACCAAGTGTGGCATCTCGGCGACGACGGTGTCCGTACTGTTGGACGACGATGACCGCGAACGCGAGGACATCGAACACGCCCATCCTCACGACGAAGACGGACATGGCCATAGCCACGACCATTCGCACGCCGACCACTCGCACGATGAGGGCGGCCATGGCCACAGCCACGACGACCACCATACGCACGACCACTCTCACGCAGAAGGGTCAGGCCCGAACCGGACCTACGCCGAAGTGGTCGAAATCGTCGAGTCGATGGGTCTTCCAGCAAGCGTCGAGTCCGACGCGAGGGCAATTTTCGAGATTCTGGGGGAAGCAGAGGCGAGCGTCCACGGCACGGACCTGCAATCCACGCACTTCCACGAAGTCGGTGCGGACGACGCCATCGCAGACATCGTCGGCGCGTCCCTGCTCGTCGCCGACCTCGACCCCGACCGCGTGGTCACGACGCCGCTCTCGACGGGCGGGGGCGACGTGGAGATGAGCCACGGCGTCTACCCCGTGCCGACGCCCGCCGTGGTCGAAATCGCCGAGCGCGCCGACTGGCAACTGCAGGGCGGCCCGGTCGAAGCCGAACTGCTGACGCCGACGGGAGCGGCCATCCTCGCGCACTTCGCCGACGGCGTCGAGTCGCTCCCCTCCCTGCGAGTCGAGTCGTCGGGCTACGGTGCTGGCGGCTACGATTTTTCTGTGCATCCGAACGTTCTGCGCGCGATGGTCGGCGAGAGCGAGGGCAGTCTCACGCCCGACGACGTTGCGGTCCTCGAAACGAATCTGGACGACGCGTCGCCCGAAATCCTCGGTGGCTTGCAGGAGAGTCTGACGGAAGTCGGGGCACGAGACGTCTCTATCGTCCCGCTCACGATGAAGAAGTCCCGGCCGGGCCACCTCGTGAAGGTCATCTGCAAGCCCGAAGACGCCGGACGAGTCGCGCGCCGACTCGCCAAGGAGACGGGGACACTCGGCGTTCGACAAGGTGGTGCGAGTCACCGCTGGATTGCGGACAGAGAGTTCGAGACTGCCGAGGTGGAAATCGCTGGAGAGCATTACGAAGTCGAGGTGAAGATAGCAAGTGACGACGAAGGCGAGGTGTACGACGTGAGTGCGGAGTACGACGATTGTGCGGAAGTGGCGAAGGAGACGGGGGTTGCAGTCCGGGAGGTACTACGCCGGGCGGAGCGCGAGATACGGCAGAGGTAG
- the phoU gene encoding phosphate signaling complex protein PhoU, giving the protein MPREDYQKQLEDLRENVLYMSEVVMERLRMGLSALEQKDEEEAWEVIDGDEEVNELYLELEQDCIDLLALQQPVASDLRFIAASFKIITDLERIGDLATNLGEYTLEADRDVFPEVDIQELGGLTLDMIEDAMDAYAEEDTDGCFHIAERDDDLDSLCERASEIVVRDLIETELKDNSEEEIETLLQDVSRLLLTIRDIERIGDHAVNIAARTLYMVENSDELIY; this is encoded by the coding sequence ATGCCACGAGAAGACTATCAGAAACAACTGGAGGACCTCCGCGAGAACGTCCTCTACATGAGCGAAGTCGTGATGGAACGACTTCGGATGGGGCTATCGGCACTCGAACAGAAAGACGAAGAGGAAGCGTGGGAGGTCATCGACGGCGACGAGGAAGTCAACGAACTGTATCTCGAACTGGAACAGGACTGCATCGATCTGCTGGCGCTCCAGCAACCGGTCGCCAGCGACCTGCGATTCATCGCCGCCTCGTTCAAGATCATCACCGACTTAGAGCGCATCGGCGACCTCGCGACGAACCTCGGCGAGTACACGCTCGAAGCCGACCGCGACGTGTTCCCCGAGGTGGACATCCAAGAACTGGGCGGACTCACCCTCGACATGATCGAGGACGCGATGGACGCCTACGCCGAGGAAGACACCGACGGCTGTTTCCACATCGCCGAACGCGACGACGACCTCGACTCGCTCTGTGAGCGCGCGAGCGAAATCGTCGTCCGCGACCTCATAGAGACCGAACTGAAGGACAACTCCGAAGAAGAAATCGAGACCCTACTTCAGGACGTCTCTCGACTCCTGCTCACGATTCGGGACATCGAGCGCATCGGCGACCACGCGGTCAACATCGCCGCCCGAACCCTCTACATGGTCGAGAACAGCGACGAACTCATCTACTAG
- a CDS encoding DUF502 domain-containing protein, with product MTGVAIILPLVVTVYLIQMGLDFVTDALQPFIELLQWFGIIQAFERVEVINLLIEIGVYSEVVHFLTELIAIFVLLGIVILVGFVGRHEFGNRVIRFFDLAIASIPGIGTVYKSFRRMGDVMLDEGAENFQEIKLVQALDEDIYVIGFETASAPETVEEATGHDEMVTMFIPMAPNPVTGGFLTHVPRSKIYDVDMTIEEGVRSILTSGIASGDGPDQIQQLTMGDLDKLTDMDLQNAITTEKSDGDESEE from the coding sequence ATGACGGGTGTCGCTATCATCCTGCCGTTAGTGGTAACGGTGTACCTCATCCAGATGGGGTTGGACTTCGTCACCGACGCACTCCAACCGTTCATCGAACTGCTCCAGTGGTTCGGCATCATCCAAGCGTTCGAGCGGGTCGAAGTCATCAACCTGCTCATCGAAATCGGCGTCTACTCCGAAGTCGTTCACTTCCTCACCGAACTCATCGCGATTTTCGTCCTTCTCGGAATTGTCATTCTCGTCGGGTTCGTCGGCCGTCACGAGTTCGGCAATCGAGTCATTCGCTTTTTCGACCTCGCAATCGCATCGATACCAGGTATCGGCACGGTGTACAAGAGCTTCCGTCGGATGGGCGACGTGATGTTGGACGAGGGCGCGGAGAACTTCCAGGAGATAAAACTCGTGCAGGCGTTGGACGAAGACATCTACGTCATCGGGTTCGAAACCGCGAGCGCGCCCGAAACCGTCGAAGAGGCGACGGGCCACGACGAGATGGTGACGATGTTCATCCCAATGGCTCCGAACCCCGTGACCGGTGGCTTTCTCACGCACGTTCCGCGAAGCAAGATTTACGATGTCGATATGACCATCGAGGAAGGTGTCCGAAGCATCCTCACGAGCGGCATCGCCTCGGGAGACGGCCCCGACCAGATACAACAACTCACGATGGGTGACCTCGACAAACTAACCGACATGGACCTCCAGAACGCCATCACGACCGAAAAGAGCGACGGCGACGAGAGCGAGGAGTGA
- the pstB gene encoding phosphate ABC transporter ATP-binding protein PstB: MSNAEFQASEEDEQTSQTTVSGETEEQIQDEWIEYDFDGAPKLSVEDLDVHYGDDHALKSVSMDIPKNSVTALIGPSGCGKSTYLRCLNRMNDRINVAEIDGSVELDGEEIYQDGINLVELRKRVGMVFQSPNPFPKSIRDNISYGPRKHGEINDGLLDKLLGRANKEKEDELVEQSLRKAAIWDEVSDRLDDNALGLSGGQQQRLCIARALATDPEVLLMDEPASALDPIATAKIEDLIEQLAEDYTVIVVTHSMQQAARISDQTAVFLTGGELVEYDDTDKIFENPESQRVEDYITGKFG; encoded by the coding sequence ATGAGCAACGCAGAGTTCCAAGCCAGCGAGGAGGACGAACAGACCAGTCAGACGACCGTCAGCGGCGAGACCGAAGAGCAAATCCAGGACGAGTGGATCGAGTACGACTTCGACGGCGCACCGAAGCTGTCGGTCGAAGACTTGGACGTACACTACGGCGACGACCACGCGCTGAAGTCGGTTTCGATGGACATCCCGAAGAACAGCGTCACGGCACTCATCGGGCCGTCCGGCTGTGGGAAGTCCACGTACCTGCGGTGTCTGAACCGCATGAACGACCGAATCAACGTCGCCGAAATCGACGGCTCGGTCGAACTCGACGGCGAGGAAATCTATCAGGACGGCATCAATCTCGTGGAACTGCGCAAGCGCGTCGGCATGGTGTTCCAGTCGCCGAACCCGTTCCCGAAGTCGATTCGGGACAACATCTCCTACGGCCCGCGCAAACACGGCGAAATCAACGACGGCCTGCTCGACAAACTCCTCGGCCGCGCGAACAAGGAGAAAGAAGACGAACTCGTCGAGCAGTCGCTCCGCAAGGCGGCGATTTGGGACGAGGTGAGCGACCGACTGGACGACAACGCGCTCGGCCTCTCTGGGGGTCAGCAACAACGGCTGTGCATCGCCCGCGCGCTGGCGACCGACCCTGAAGTCCTCCTGATGGACGAACCGGCGTCCGCACTCGACCCCATCGCCACGGCGAAAATCGAAGACCTCATCGAACAACTCGCCGAGGACTACACGGTCATCGTCGTCACCCACAGCATGCAGCAGGCCGCTCGTATTTCGGACCAGACCGCCGTCTTCCTGACTGGTGGCGAACTGGTCGAGTACGACGACACGGACAAAATCTTCGAGAACCCGGAGAGTCAGCGCGTCGAAGACTACATCACGGGTAAATTCGGATAA
- a CDS encoding RuvC family protein has protein sequence MTVVVATADFEVYHGVVNELRDRGVTFTTVEPGEELPESATVLVRSADDGDEFETDLPTVVADPENPRRAVEEALVTLRGGEGQLVVGIDPGTRPGVAVLSGETIVAAFHVPLGDVAEVVREEVTDAADPLVRIGDGARLQGAKLIRELEDVPVELVDETGTTPYLGTGARGMGDVLAAVNIAQLEGERVEDRDIEPTAGELQVIKNRSREQSEENREIDEELARRVAYGELTLEEAMDEHREE, from the coding sequence GTGACAGTCGTCGTCGCCACAGCGGACTTCGAAGTGTACCACGGTGTCGTCAACGAATTACGTGACCGCGGCGTGACGTTCACCACCGTCGAACCCGGCGAAGAGTTGCCGGAGTCTGCGACGGTTCTCGTCCGCTCGGCGGACGACGGCGACGAATTCGAGACCGACCTGCCGACAGTCGTCGCCGACCCGGAGAACCCGAGACGAGCAGTCGAGGAGGCGTTAGTCACTCTCCGCGGCGGCGAGGGCCAACTCGTCGTCGGCATCGACCCCGGAACCAGACCAGGCGTCGCAGTGCTGTCCGGCGAAACCATCGTGGCGGCCTTCCACGTTCCACTAGGAGACGTGGCGGAGGTCGTCCGCGAGGAGGTCACCGACGCCGCGGACCCGCTCGTCCGCATCGGCGACGGCGCGCGCTTGCAAGGCGCGAAACTCATCCGAGAACTAGAAGACGTGCCCGTCGAACTCGTAGACGAGACTGGGACGACGCCGTATCTCGGCACCGGAGCACGCGGCATGGGCGACGTGCTGGCGGCGGTCAACATCGCCCAGTTAGAGGGCGAACGCGTCGAAGACCGCGACATCGAACCGACCGCAGGAGAGCTACAGGTTATCAAGAATCGGTCTCGTGAGCAGTCCGAGGAGAACCGCGAGATCGACGAGGAGTTGGCCCGGCGAGTCGCTTATGGGGAGTTGACACTGGAGGAAGCGATGGACGAGCACCGAGAAGAGTAG
- the radB gene encoding DNA repair and recombination protein RadB, which yields MNEEHISTGCAPLDDLLDGGFERGTVTQVYGPPAAGKTNVALGAAVDVAAEGGTAVYIDTEGLSLTRFEQVASARADDVEALTSRIIIEEAYDFDEQEEAVKDAAEFAERADLVVLDSATGFYRLKRSEDTEGGEALRGVARQVTHLLSLARKHDLAVVLTNQVYTDPDSDRTRPLGGHTLEHWTGTVVRIERFRGGNRRATLEKHRAKPAGENAQFQITDTGLDSVDSGL from the coding sequence GTGAACGAAGAGCACATCTCGACCGGGTGCGCCCCACTGGACGACCTGTTAGACGGTGGCTTCGAGCGCGGGACCGTCACGCAGGTCTACGGTCCGCCCGCCGCTGGCAAGACGAACGTCGCGCTGGGTGCGGCGGTCGATGTCGCCGCGGAAGGTGGGACGGCCGTCTACATCGACACGGAAGGACTCTCGCTGACGCGCTTCGAGCAGGTCGCGTCGGCACGCGCCGACGACGTGGAGGCGCTCACTTCTCGCATCATCATCGAGGAGGCCTACGACTTCGACGAGCAGGAAGAAGCAGTCAAGGACGCGGCCGAGTTCGCCGAGCGCGCAGACCTCGTCGTCCTCGACAGTGCGACCGGATTCTACCGACTGAAGCGCAGCGAGGACACGGAAGGTGGCGAGGCACTCCGAGGCGTCGCCCGGCAGGTCACGCATTTGCTCTCGTTGGCGCGCAAGCACGACCTCGCAGTCGTCCTAACCAATCAGGTGTACACCGACCCGGACAGCGACCGCACACGACCGCTCGGCGGCCACACGCTGGAACACTGGACTGGCACCGTCGTCCGTATCGAGCGATTCCGTGGTGGCAATCGGCGGGCAACACTCGAAAAGCACCGAGCCAAGCCCGCGGGCGAGAACGCGCAGTTCCAGATTACCGACACTGGACTCGACAGTGTCGATAGCGGGCTCTGA
- the phoU gene encoding phosphate signaling complex protein PhoU: MSRPSYQDQLEALREDVLAMGDLVIRRLRLGLEALDRTDHELAWRVIDGDDAVNDRYLAVEQDCIDLLALQQPVASDLRLVAASFKIITDLERIADLAVNLGEYALYADGDTLADVDVTELGERAISMVEGALTAYDERDGEACRAVAERDDDLDTHCERASETVVRDLIETELATDADEEAIELLMQDVSQVLLTIRDLERVGDHAVNVAARTYYMVESDASLIE; this comes from the coding sequence ATGTCCCGACCCAGTTACCAAGACCAACTCGAAGCGCTTCGCGAGGACGTGCTCGCCATGGGAGACCTCGTGATTCGGCGTCTCCGACTCGGTCTGGAGGCGCTCGACAGAACCGACCACGAACTCGCGTGGCGGGTCATCGACGGCGACGACGCGGTCAACGACCGGTACCTCGCCGTCGAGCAGGACTGCATCGACTTGCTGGCGCTCCAACAACCGGTCGCCAGCGACCTCCGACTCGTCGCCGCCTCGTTCAAGATTATCACCGATTTGGAGCGAATTGCGGACTTGGCCGTCAATCTCGGCGAGTACGCACTGTACGCGGATGGCGACACGCTGGCGGACGTAGACGTGACCGAACTGGGCGAACGAGCAATTTCGATGGTCGAGGGCGCACTCACCGCCTACGACGAACGCGACGGCGAAGCGTGTCGTGCGGTCGCGGAGAGAGACGACGACCTCGACACCCACTGCGAACGCGCGAGCGAAACCGTCGTCCGCGATCTCATCGAAACCGAACTCGCCACAGACGCCGACGAGGAGGCAATCGAACTGCTGATGCAAGACGTGTCGCAGGTACTGCTGACGATTCGGGACTTAGAGCGGGTCGGCGACCACGCGGTCAACGTCGCGGCCCGCACCTACTACATGGTCGAGAGCGACGCCTCGCTCATCGAGTGA